A DNA window from Citrobacter tructae contains the following coding sequences:
- a CDS encoding SDR family oxidoreductase, with protein MTIALVTGGSRGIGRATALQLADEGYTVAVNFHHNIRAATEVVNHITAAGGKAFALRADISDENQVVAMFETIDREGESLTALVNNAGILFEQSTVENFTAERINRVLATNVTGYFLCCREAVKRMSLKHGGKGGAIVNVSSAASRLGAPFEYIDYAASKGAVDTLTTGLALEVAAQGIRVNGVRPGLIYTDMHASGGEPGRVDRVKSMLPMQRGGQPEEVAQAITWLLSEKASYVTGSFLELAGGK; from the coding sequence ATGACCATCGCACTTGTTACGGGCGGCAGTCGCGGTATTGGTCGCGCAACCGCGCTGCAGCTGGCAGACGAGGGTTACACCGTTGCGGTTAACTTTCATCACAATATTCGTGCTGCAACCGAGGTGGTGAATCACATTACGGCAGCAGGCGGCAAGGCATTTGCTCTGCGGGCGGATATCAGTGATGAAAACCAAGTTGTGGCAATGTTTGAGACTATCGACCGCGAAGGTGAATCGCTGACCGCACTGGTGAATAATGCCGGGATTTTGTTTGAGCAGAGCACGGTCGAAAACTTTACCGCCGAGCGGATCAACCGCGTACTGGCGACCAACGTCACCGGCTATTTCTTATGTTGTCGGGAAGCCGTTAAGCGAATGTCGTTGAAGCACGGCGGTAAGGGTGGGGCGATTGTTAACGTCTCGTCGGCAGCATCAAGGCTCGGTGCCCCATTTGAATATATCGACTACGCCGCGTCGAAAGGCGCGGTGGACACGCTGACGACCGGGCTGGCGCTGGAAGTAGCGGCGCAGGGGATACGGGTAAACGGTGTACGTCCTGGTCTTATCTACACAGATATGCATGCGTCAGGCGGCGAGCCGGGAAGGGTTGATCGCGTGAAATCCATGCTGCCCATGCAGCGTGGCGGGCAACCGGAAGAAGTTGCGCAGGCCATCACCTGGTTGCTGAGCGAGAAGGCATCTTACGTGACGGGCAGTTTTCTGGAACTGGCGGGCGGGAAGTAA
- the bglA gene encoding 6-phospho-beta-glucosidase BglA, with translation MKKLTLPKDFLWGGAVAAHQVEGGWNKGGKGPSICDVLTGGAHGVPREITQDVVPGKYYPNHEAVDFYGHYKEDIKLFAEMGFKCFRTSIAWTRIFPQGDETQPNEEGLKFYDDMFDELLKYNIEPVITLSHFEMPLHLVQQYGSWTNRKVVDFFVRFAEVVFERYKHKVKYWMTFNEINNQRNWRAPLFGYCCSGVVYTEHENPEETMYQVLHHQFIASALAVKAARRINPEMKVGCMLAMVPLYPFSCKPEDMMFAQESMRERYVFTDVQLRGYYPSYVLNEWERREFNIKMEASDEQILREGTCDYLGFSYYMTNAVKAEGGSGDAISGFEGSVPNPHVKASDWGWQIDPVGLRYALCELYERYQKPLFIVENGFGAYDKVEEDGSINDDYRIDYLRAHVEEMMKAVTYDGVDLMGYTPWGCIDCVSFTTGQYSKRYGFIYVNKHDDGTGDMSRSRKKSFDWYKEVIASNGENL, from the coding sequence ATGAAAAAACTTACCTTACCGAAAGATTTTTTATGGGGCGGCGCGGTTGCGGCGCATCAGGTCGAAGGCGGCTGGAACAAAGGCGGCAAAGGACCAAGCATTTGTGACGTACTGACCGGCGGCGCGCACGGTGTTCCGCGCGAAATCACTCAGGACGTTGTGCCCGGTAAATACTATCCCAACCACGAAGCCGTCGATTTTTACGGTCATTACAAAGAAGACATTAAGCTGTTTGCTGAGATGGGCTTCAAATGTTTCCGCACGTCTATCGCCTGGACCCGAATCTTCCCGCAAGGTGACGAAACCCAACCGAATGAAGAAGGGCTGAAGTTTTACGACGACATGTTCGATGAGTTGCTTAAGTACAATATTGAGCCAGTCATCACCCTCTCCCACTTTGAAATGCCGCTGCATCTGGTGCAGCAGTACGGTAGCTGGACCAACCGAAAAGTAGTCGATTTCTTTGTTCGTTTTGCTGAAGTTGTGTTTGAACGCTACAAGCACAAGGTCAAATACTGGATGACCTTTAATGAAATCAACAACCAGCGCAACTGGCGCGCGCCGCTGTTTGGTTACTGCTGTTCCGGCGTGGTGTACACCGAGCACGAAAACCCCGAAGAGACCATGTACCAGGTGCTGCACCATCAATTTATCGCCAGCGCGCTGGCGGTGAAGGCTGCTCGTCGTATTAATCCCGAAATGAAAGTCGGTTGCATGCTGGCGATGGTGCCGTTGTACCCCTTCTCCTGTAAGCCGGAAGATATGATGTTTGCACAAGAATCGATGCGTGAGCGCTACGTCTTCACCGACGTCCAGTTGCGCGGTTACTACCCATCTTATGTACTGAATGAGTGGGAGCGCCGTGAATTCAACATCAAAATGGAGGCAAGCGACGAACAGATCCTGCGCGAAGGTACCTGTGACTATCTCGGTTTCAGCTACTACATGACCAACGCCGTTAAAGCGGAAGGCGGCAGCGGTGATGCGATTTCCGGCTTTGAAGGCAGCGTACCGAACCCGCACGTAAAAGCCTCTGACTGGGGTTGGCAGATAGACCCCGTGGGTTTGCGCTATGCCTTATGTGAGCTGTATGAACGCTATCAGAAGCCGCTGTTTATCGTTGAAAACGGGTTTGGCGCTTACGACAAAGTGGAAGAAGACGGTAGCATCAACGACGACTATCGCATCGATTATCTGCGCGCCCACGTTGAAGAGATGATGAAAGCGGTAACGTATGATGGAGTAGACCTGATGGGCTACACGCCGTGGGGTTGCATCGACTGCGTGTCGTTCACCACCGGCCAGTACAGCAAACGCTACGGCTTTATCTACGTGAACAAACATGACGATGGCACCGGCGATATGTCGCGCTCACGCAAGAAGAGCTTTGACTGGTACAAAGAAGTGATCGCCAGCAACGGCGAAAACCTGTAA
- a CDS encoding MurR/RpiR family transcriptional regulator: protein MFSHAAIASLNNLEMLVYNYVIKNRDKVMYMTIRELADAVGVSTTTVLRFCRKLNCEGYSEFRIRFKLYLEQNEPQQANFGASEIISFFKGVNNDEFDTLLDQAVDIILSSERIIFVGAGTSGSLAKYGARFFSNVGKFSNHIDDPYFPVTNDMARNALAIVLSVSGETEEILRFASQFSLHNCKVLSVTSHEHSRLAKLADFNLSWHVPQTRIAGVYDITTQIPVIYILESLGRKLAKRLA from the coding sequence ATGTTCTCCCACGCCGCCATCGCCAGTCTCAACAATCTTGAGATGTTGGTCTACAACTATGTCATCAAGAACCGTGACAAAGTCATGTACATGACCATTCGCGAGCTGGCTGATGCCGTAGGGGTTTCGACCACCACCGTGCTGCGCTTTTGCCGCAAACTTAACTGTGAAGGCTACTCTGAGTTTCGCATACGCTTTAAATTATATTTAGAGCAGAATGAACCGCAACAGGCTAATTTCGGAGCCAGCGAAATAATCAGTTTTTTTAAAGGTGTGAATAACGACGAGTTCGACACATTACTCGATCAGGCTGTTGATATTATATTATCTTCCGAGCGTATTATATTCGTCGGCGCGGGCACATCCGGATCGTTGGCTAAATACGGCGCACGTTTTTTCTCTAACGTTGGGAAATTCAGCAACCATATTGATGATCCCTATTTCCCGGTAACCAACGATATGGCCAGAAACGCGCTGGCGATCGTCCTTTCTGTTTCTGGTGAAACAGAAGAGATCCTGCGTTTCGCCAGCCAGTTCAGCCTGCACAACTGCAAGGTACTGTCGGTTACCAGCCATGAGCATTCACGTCTGGCGAAGTTGGCCGACTTTAACCTCTCCTGGCACGTCCCGCAAACCCGCATTGCCGGAGTCTATGATATTACCACGCAAATCCCCGTTATTTATATTCTGGAATCACTGGGCCGCAAACTGGCGAAAAGATTAGCGTAA
- the yqfB gene encoding N(4)-acetylcytidine aminohydrolase, translating into MQPNDITFFQRFQDDILAGRKTITIRDASESHFKTGDILRVGRFEDDEYFCTIEVVGTSTVTLDSLNVKHAQQENMTLEELKRVITEIYPDQTQFYVIDFKCL; encoded by the coding sequence ATGCAGCCAAATGACATCACTTTTTTTCAACGTTTCCAGGATGACATTCTGGCCGGACGCAAGACCATTACTATTCGCGATGCTTCCGAATCCCACTTCAAAACCGGTGATATTTTGCGGGTTGGACGTTTCGAAGATGACGAGTACTTCTGCACTATTGAAGTGGTCGGCACCTCGACGGTGACATTGGACTCGTTGAATGTAAAACATGCTCAACAGGAAAATATGACCCTCGAAGAGCTTAAACGTGTGATTACAGAGATCTACCCGGACCAGACGCAGTTTTATGTGATTGATTTTAAATGTCTTTAA
- the trhA gene encoding PAQR family membrane homeostasis protein TrhA, which translates to MVQKPLIAQGYSLAEEIANSISHGIGLVFGIVGLVLLLVQAVDTNASAMAITSYSLYGGSMILLFLASTLYHAIPHQRAKIWLKKFDHCAIYLLIAGTYTPFLLVGLDSPLARGLMVVIWSLALLGILFKLTIAHRFKVLSLVTYLTMGWLSLIVVYQLAIKLAAGGVTLLAVGGVVYSLGVIFYVCKRIPYNHAIWHGFVLGGSVCHFLAIYLYVGQA; encoded by the coding sequence ATGGTTCAGAAGCCATTAATTGCGCAGGGATATTCGCTGGCAGAGGAAATAGCCAACAGCATCAGTCATGGTATCGGGCTGGTGTTTGGTATTGTTGGACTGGTGCTGTTACTGGTTCAGGCTGTGGATACTAATGCCAGTGCTATGGCCATTACCAGCTATAGCCTTTACGGCGGCAGCATGATCTTGCTGTTCCTCGCTTCAACCTTGTATCACGCGATCCCCCATCAGCGAGCGAAAATCTGGCTGAAAAAATTCGACCATTGCGCTATTTATCTGCTGATAGCCGGGACCTATACGCCATTTCTGCTGGTGGGGTTGGACTCGCCACTGGCGCGCGGGTTAATGGTTGTGATCTGGAGCTTGGCACTGCTCGGTATTCTGTTCAAACTGACCATTGCACACCGATTTAAAGTTCTATCGCTAGTGACCTACCTGACCATGGGCTGGTTGTCATTGATTGTTGTTTATCAACTGGCGATTAAGCTGGCGGCTGGGGGAGTAACGTTGTTGGCAGTTGGCGGAGTGGTTTATTCACTGGGCGTTATTTTCTACGTCTGCAAGCGTATCCCTTATAACCATGCCATCTGGCATGGGTTCGTGCTGGGCGGCAGCGTGTGCCATTTTCTGGCCATCTATCTTTATGTTGGGCAAGCGTAA
- the ygfZ gene encoding tRNA-modifying protein YgfZ, with protein MAFTSFPPRQPCASTRLPLTLMTLDDWALATITGTDSEKYIQGQVTADVSQLTEHQHVLAAHCDAKGKMWSNLRLFRQADGFAWFERRSLRDAQLTELKKYAVFSKVVIAPDDERVLLGVAGFQARAALDNLFSELPTRDKQVITEGASTILWFEHPAERFLLITDTATAEALVEKLRGEAELNNSQQWLALDIEAGIAVIDTANSGQFIPQATNLQALGGISFKKGCYAGQEMVARAKFRGANKRALWSLAGSASRVPEAGEDLELKMGENWRRTGTVLAAVQLADGQVLVQVVMNNDMEADSVFRVRDDAKTLHIVPLPYSLEE; from the coding sequence ATGGCTTTTACATCTTTTCCTCCTCGTCAGCCTTGTGCGTCAACGCGTTTGCCTCTGACGCTGATGACGCTTGATGACTGGGCGCTCGCGACCATTACCGGCACCGACAGTGAGAAGTATATTCAGGGCCAGGTCACTGCTGATGTCAGCCAGTTGACCGAGCATCAACATGTGCTGGCTGCCCACTGCGATGCCAAAGGCAAAATGTGGAGCAATCTGCGCCTCTTCCGCCAGGCTGATGGCTTTGCGTGGTTTGAACGCCGTAGCCTGCGCGATGCCCAGCTTACCGAACTGAAAAAATATGCGGTCTTCTCAAAGGTGGTAATTGCGCCTGACGATGAGCGCGTGCTATTGGGCGTTGCCGGATTCCAGGCGCGTGCCGCACTGGATAATCTCTTTAGCGAGCTGCCAACACGCGATAAGCAGGTGATTACGGAAGGTGCTTCCACAATATTGTGGTTTGAACACCCGGCCGAACGCTTCTTGCTAATTACCGATACTGCCACGGCGGAAGCGCTGGTAGAAAAACTGCGCGGAGAAGCCGAGCTGAACAACAGCCAACAGTGGCTGGCGCTGGATATCGAAGCCGGTATCGCGGTGATTGATACCGCCAACAGCGGTCAGTTTATTCCGCAGGCTACCAACCTGCAGGCGCTGGGTGGCATCAGCTTCAAAAAAGGCTGCTATGCCGGTCAGGAAATGGTGGCTCGGGCAAAATTCCGCGGCGCTAACAAACGCGCACTGTGGTCACTGGCGGGTTCTGCCAGTCGAGTACCGGAAGCGGGTGAAGACCTGGAGCTGAAAATGGGCGAGAACTGGCGCCGTACCGGTACCGTGCTTGCTGCAGTTCAGTTGGCGGATGGTCAGGTGCTGGTACAGGTTGTGATGAATAACGACATGGAAGCCGATAGCGTGTTCCGCGTTCGTGACGACGCGAAAACATTGCATATTGTACCGCTGCCGTATTCGCTGGAAGAGTAA
- the sdhE gene encoding FAD assembly factor SdhE, whose protein sequence is MDINNKARIHWACRRGMRELDISIMPFFEHEYDNLSDDEKRIFIRLLECDDPDLFNWLMNHGKPADAQLEQMVRLIQTRNRERGPVAI, encoded by the coding sequence ATGGATATTAACAACAAAGCACGTATTCATTGGGCATGCCGTCGCGGTATGCGTGAGCTGGACATCTCGATCATGCCGTTTTTCGAACATGAGTATGACAACTTAAGTGATGACGAAAAACGCATCTTTATCCGTTTGCTGGAATGTGATGACCCCGATTTGTTTAACTGGTTGATGAACCATGGGAAGCCGGCTGATGCACAGCTGGAGCAAATGGTACGGCTTATTCAGACACGGAATCGGGAACGTGGTCCAGTGGCAATCTGA
- a CDS encoding protein YgfX, translating to MVQWQSDLRVSWRAQWISLLIHGLVAVLILLMPWPLSYTPLWLILLSLVVFDSVRSQRRINACQGEIRLLMDGRLRWQGQEWTIVSAPWMMKTGMMLRLRSGTGKRQHLWLAADSMDDAEWRDLRRLILQPSMQK from the coding sequence GTGGTCCAGTGGCAATCTGATTTACGCGTCTCCTGGCGCGCACAGTGGATTTCGCTGCTCATTCATGGGCTGGTGGCGGTGCTTATTTTATTGATGCCCTGGCCACTGAGTTACACCCCTTTATGGTTGATTTTGCTCTCTCTGGTGGTGTTCGACAGCGTGCGCAGTCAGCGCCGTATCAACGCTTGTCAGGGAGAGATTAGACTATTGATGGATGGTCGTCTGCGCTGGCAAGGGCAAGAATGGACTATCGTTAGCGCACCCTGGATGATGAAAACGGGCATGATGTTGCGCTTGCGGTCAGGTACAGGAAAACGTCAGCATCTGTGGCTGGCGGCGGACAGTATGGATGATGCCGAGTGGCGGGATTTGCGTCGGTTAATATTACAACCATCGATGCAGAAATAG
- the fldB gene encoding flavodoxin FldB, translating into MNMGLFYGSSTCYTEMAAEKIRDILGPELVTLHNLKDDSPTLMEQYDVLILGIPTWDFGEIQEDWEAVWDQLDNLNLEGKIVALYGMGDQLGYGEWFLDALGMLHDKLVTKGVKFVGYWPTEGYEFTSDKPVIADGQLFVGLALDETNQYDLSDERIQAWCEQILGEMAEHWS; encoded by the coding sequence ATGAACATGGGTCTTTTTTACGGTTCCAGCACGTGCTACACCGAAATGGCAGCAGAAAAAATCCGCGATATCCTTGGTCCCGAGCTGGTGACATTACACAACCTCAAGGATGATTCCCCGACCTTAATGGAGCAATACGACGTGCTCATTTTGGGTATCCCAACCTGGGATTTCGGTGAAATTCAGGAGGACTGGGAAGCGGTCTGGGATCAGTTGGATAACCTCAATCTGGAAGGCAAAATTGTTGCTCTCTATGGCATGGGCGATCAACTGGGCTACGGCGAATGGTTCCTGGATGCGCTGGGTATGCTGCACGACAAGTTAGTCACGAAAGGTGTGAAGTTTGTCGGTTACTGGCCAACAGAAGGCTATGAATTCACCAGCGATAAACCTGTTATTGCCGATGGGCAGTTGTTTGTCGGCCTTGCGCTGGATGAAACTAACCAGTACGACCTTAGCGATGAACGCATTCAGGCGTGGTGTGAACAAATTCTCGGCGAAATGGCCGAACACTGGTCCTGA
- the xerD gene encoding site-specific tyrosine recombinase XerD produces MEQDLARIEQFLDALWLERNLAENTLSAYRRDLTMLIEWLHHRGVSLATVQSDDLQTLLAERMDGGYKATSSARLLSAMRRFFQHLYREKIRDDDPSASLASPKLPQRLPKDLSEAQVERLLQAPLIEQPLELRDKAMLEVLYATGLRVSELVGLTMSDISLRQGVVRVIGKGNKERLVPLGEEAVYWLETYLEHGRPWLLNGVSIDVLFPSQRAQQMTRQTFWHRIKHYAVLAGIDSEKLSPHVLRHAFATHLLNHGADLRVVQMLLGHSDLSTTQIYTHVATERLRQLHQQHHPRA; encoded by the coding sequence GTGGAACAAGATCTGGCGCGCATCGAGCAATTTCTTGATGCCCTGTGGCTGGAACGAAATCTGGCGGAAAACACGTTAAGTGCGTATCGTCGCGATCTGACCATGCTTATTGAATGGCTACACCATCGTGGTGTTTCTCTGGCGACGGTACAGAGCGATGACCTGCAAACACTGCTGGCTGAGCGAATGGATGGGGGTTATAAAGCCACCAGTTCCGCGCGTTTGTTGAGTGCAATGCGGCGCTTTTTTCAGCATTTGTATCGCGAGAAAATTCGCGATGATGATCCCAGCGCTTCGCTGGCTTCACCTAAGCTACCGCAGCGTTTGCCAAAAGATCTCAGTGAGGCGCAGGTAGAGCGATTGTTGCAAGCACCGCTGATTGAGCAGCCGCTGGAGCTACGCGACAAAGCCATGCTCGAAGTATTATATGCCACCGGTTTGCGTGTTTCTGAACTGGTGGGGCTGACGATGAGCGATATCAGTCTGCGTCAGGGGGTCGTACGGGTCATCGGTAAAGGCAACAAAGAGAGACTGGTGCCGTTAGGTGAAGAGGCCGTGTACTGGCTGGAAACATACCTGGAGCACGGGCGGCCATGGTTGCTGAATGGCGTCTCTATTGATGTATTGTTCCCCAGCCAGCGCGCGCAGCAGATGACACGACAGACCTTCTGGCATCGAATTAAACACTATGCTGTGTTAGCGGGAATTGACAGTGAGAAGCTGTCGCCACACGTGCTGCGGCATGCTTTTGCTACGCATTTGCTTAACCATGGTGCTGACCTGCGCGTGGTGCAGATGCTGCTTGGTCATAGCGATCTCTCTACCACACAAATTTATACCCATGTCGCAACGGAGCGCTTGCGTCAATTACATCAACAGCATCACCCGCGTGCGTGA
- the dsbC gene encoding bifunctional protein-disulfide isomerase/oxidoreductase DsbC, giving the protein MKKSFMMLTLLATAFSGMVQADDAAIRQSLTKLGVQSTEIQPAPIAGMKTVLTNSGVLYVTEDGKHIIQGPMYDVSGASPVNVTNQLLMKHLNALEKEMIIYKAPQEKHVITIFTDITCGYCHKLHEEMKDYNALGITVRYLAFPRQGLESQAEQDMKSIWCAQDKNKAFDDAMAGKSVKPATCDVDIANHYALGVQFGVSGTPAIVLSNGYVVPGYQGPKEMKAFLDAHEKQTSGK; this is encoded by the coding sequence ATGAAAAAAAGCTTTATGATGCTCACCCTGCTGGCGACGGCGTTTTCAGGCATGGTGCAGGCAGACGACGCGGCGATTCGTCAGTCATTAACTAAGTTGGGCGTACAAAGCACTGAAATTCAACCCGCTCCGATTGCGGGAATGAAAACCGTACTGACCAACAGCGGCGTGTTGTACGTTACTGAAGACGGTAAGCACATTATTCAGGGACCGATGTATGACGTAAGTGGTGCAAGTCCGGTGAACGTCACCAATCAACTGCTGATGAAGCACCTGAACGCGCTGGAAAAAGAGATGATTATCTACAAAGCGCCGCAGGAAAAACACGTTATCACCATTTTCACCGACATCACCTGTGGCTACTGCCACAAGCTGCATGAAGAGATGAAAGACTACAATGCATTGGGGATCACCGTGCGTTATCTGGCCTTCCCTCGTCAGGGACTGGAAAGCCAGGCTGAGCAAGACATGAAGTCTATCTGGTGTGCGCAAGACAAAAACAAAGCGTTTGATGATGCGATGGCGGGTAAAAGTGTGAAGCCAGCGACCTGTGATGTGGATATCGCTAACCACTACGCGCTTGGCGTGCAGTTTGGCGTTAGCGGCACACCTGCGATCGTCCTGAGCAATGGCTATGTCGTTCCGGGCTACCAGGGTCCGAAAGAGATGAAAGCATTCCTGGACGCACACGAAAAACAGACCAGCGGTAAATAA
- the recJ gene encoding single-stranded-DNA-specific exonuclease RecJ, which translates to MKQQIQLRRREADETADLPADLPPLLRRLYASRGVRSALELERSVKGMLPWQQLSGVEKAVEILYNAFREGTRIIVVGDFDADGATSTALSILAMRALGCSNIDYLVPNRFEDGYGLSPEVVDQAHARGAQLIVTVDNGISSHSGVEHARTLGIPVVVTDHHLPGDTLPGAVAIINPNLHDCAFPSKSLAGVGVAFYLMLALRTFLRDKGWFDERGIVPPNLADLLDLVALGTVADVVPLDANNRILTWQGLSRIRAGKCRPGIKALLEISNRDPQKLAASDLGFALGPRLNAAGRLDDMSVGVALLLCDNIGDARVLASELDALNQTRKEIEQGMQTEALTLCEKLERSSETLPGGLAMYHPEWHQGVVGILASRIKERFHRPVIAFAPAGDGTLKGSGRSIQGLHMRDALERLDTLYPNMILKFGGHAMAAGLSLEEAQFECFQQRFGELVTEWLDPALLQGEVVSDGPLTAAEMTMEVAQMLRDAGPWGQMFPEPLFDGRFRLLQQRLVGERHLKVMVEPVDGGPLLDGIAFNVDTSCWPDNGVREVQLAYKLDINEFRGNRSLQIIIDSIWPI; encoded by the coding sequence GTGAAACAACAGATACAACTGCGTCGGCGTGAAGCCGACGAGACTGCCGACCTGCCTGCGGATTTGCCGCCACTGCTGCGTCGTTTGTACGCCAGTCGCGGTGTGCGCAGTGCGCTGGAACTTGAGCGTAGCGTCAAAGGCATGTTGCCGTGGCAGCAACTGAGCGGTGTCGAAAAGGCGGTTGAGATCCTCTATAACGCCTTTCGTGAGGGAACTCGCATCATCGTGGTGGGAGATTTCGACGCCGATGGCGCGACCAGTACGGCGCTGAGTATCCTGGCGATGCGTGCGTTGGGCTGTAGCAACATTGACTACCTGGTGCCCAACCGTTTTGAAGACGGTTATGGTTTGAGCCCGGAAGTCGTGGATCAGGCTCATGCCCGGGGCGCTCAACTGATCGTCACCGTCGACAACGGCATCTCTTCCCATAGCGGTGTTGAACATGCCAGAACGCTGGGGATCCCGGTAGTGGTTACCGATCACCACTTGCCTGGCGATACCCTGCCTGGCGCAGTGGCTATTATCAACCCTAACCTGCACGATTGTGCGTTTCCGTCGAAATCACTGGCAGGCGTCGGCGTGGCTTTTTACCTGATGCTGGCGCTGCGTACTTTTCTTCGCGATAAGGGCTGGTTTGATGAGCGCGGTATTGTCCCGCCAAACCTCGCAGATCTGCTTGATCTGGTGGCACTGGGTACGGTGGCGGATGTTGTTCCGCTGGATGCCAATAACCGCATTCTAACGTGGCAAGGTTTAAGCCGTATTCGCGCGGGGAAATGTCGTCCTGGCATTAAAGCGTTGCTTGAGATTTCGAATCGAGATCCGCAAAAACTGGCCGCCAGCGATTTAGGCTTTGCGCTGGGACCGCGTCTGAATGCGGCAGGCCGCCTGGATGATATGTCCGTTGGCGTGGCGCTGTTGTTGTGCGACAACATAGGTGATGCGCGTGTGCTTGCCAGTGAACTTGATGCGCTCAACCAGACGCGCAAAGAGATAGAACAGGGCATGCAGACGGAAGCGTTGACCCTGTGCGAAAAGCTTGAGCGCAGCAGCGAGACGTTGCCGGGTGGACTGGCGATGTATCATCCCGAGTGGCATCAGGGAGTGGTGGGGATACTGGCGTCACGAATTAAAGAGCGTTTTCACCGTCCGGTGATCGCTTTTGCACCGGCTGGCGACGGCACGCTCAAAGGGTCGGGTCGTTCGATTCAGGGACTGCACATGCGTGACGCGCTCGAGCGACTGGATACCTTGTATCCCAACATGATCCTCAAATTTGGCGGACATGCCATGGCAGCAGGATTATCGCTGGAGGAAGCGCAGTTTGAGTGCTTCCAGCAGCGTTTCGGCGAGCTGGTGACCGAGTGGCTCGACCCTGCCTTATTGCAAGGTGAAGTGGTGTCTGATGGCCCGCTGACCGCGGCGGAGATGACCATGGAGGTCGCGCAAATGCTGCGCGATGCCGGACCGTGGGGGCAAATGTTCCCGGAACCGCTGTTTGATGGGCGTTTTCGTCTGCTTCAGCAGCGTTTGGTTGGCGAGCGTCATTTGAAGGTAATGGTAGAGCCCGTAGATGGCGGGCCGCTGCTGGACGGTATTGCGTTTAACGTCGATACCAGTTGTTGGCCTGATAACGGCGTACGTGAAGTCCAGCTTGCCTATAAGCTGGATATTAACGAGTTTCGCGGCAACCGCAGTTTGCAGATTATTATCGACAGTATCTGGCCAATTTAG